Genomic DNA from Candidatus Nanopelagicales bacterium:
GCCGTCGTCCGCGAGGACCGATCCGACCCAGGTGACCTCGTCACCCGCCTCGAGCACCGACGCGACGTGGTGATCGTCCGTCGAGACGGCGCTGGGCCCCTCGGCCACTCGGACGGGCTCCCCGTTGACCGACCAGCGCTCGGCCTCCTGCGCCACCGCCGCCGAGACGTCGTCCGCCGGACGATCGGCCACGATCGAGGTGAAGGCCTCCATCCCCAGCGCACGCATCAGCGACTCCGAGGCCGCCGTACTGGCGGCGAACCGTTGGTGCAGGAACACCGGGATCGCGATCGCCGCCAGGATCCCGACGATGATGATCACCACCAGGAGTTCCACGAGGCTGAAGCCTGAGTCGTCCTGGCGGTTCCTGCGGGACATCGTGATCACCGTCTCCCGACGCCGTGTCCTGCGCCCGCAGGGCACGCCTTCCCATCGGCGGACCGGGCTGCGGAGCGCAGGGCCCAAGGTCCCGCCTCCCGCGGCACCGAGCTACGGGCCCGGTCCGGTGGCGGCTGCGCAGCAGCGTCAGGACCGGGGGAGGGGCTCGTCGCTGCAGGCCGCTCGGCCGGCCTCGGCCATGGCGCGGCCACGGCCCACCTCGGTGGGCAGTTGGTGCAGCAGGAGCTCGTACGCGCTCGGGACGAAGGCCAGCGGGAGGCCTCGGGCGCCGAGCACGCGCTCGCACCAGCCGGTGAACTCGAGGACCACGGTGTCGTCGTCCACCAGGACAGCGGCGGTCACCGTGCGCAGGGTGGCCCGAAGATCCTCGCGGGTCGCTCTCAGCGCCGCGTCCCTCGCCATGACCTGCGGCCAGGCGGCCACCGCCTCGGCCACGGCCCGCTCCACCATCGACTCCCCGAAGCGCTCCAGGAAGCGGACCTCGGCGGTGCGGTCCTCGTCCCTCGGGGTGTCCCGAGACGGTGCGGGTGGTTCCCGGAGCGAGCGCATGACCAGGTCGGCCCCGTGCGAGAAGGTCGGTGCCCACTGGTCGGCTCCGACCGGGGTGGCCCAGCGTCCGTGCGGCCCGAAACCGCGCCCTCCGACGACCACGGTGGTCCCGATGCGCCGCAGGGTGGTGATGGCGTGCCAGGCACCGACGAGGGACTGGGACAGGGAGCAGGAGACCGCGACGACCGGAGGGGGGTCGGGACCCAGGTAGGCCGTCAGCTCGTGCGCCGGAAGCGACGGCCCGACGAACTCGACGTCGATCCCGCGCAGCCGCAGGACGTCGGCCATCATCCGGCCGGGCAGGGAGTGCCACTCGCCCTCGCTGCACAGGACCGTGGCCCGTCCGCGCGCCCCCTCCGGGACGGCTCCCGGTAGCGTCCGCGCAGCCGCGACGGTCGCCTCCAACGCGGACTCGGTGATGGCCGTGGCCCGATGCTCCAGGGCGATGCTCCAGCGGCCCTGCTCCCAGCCCCGGCCGACCTGGGACTGGGCCCGGGCCAGCAGGTGGGTGACCACGTCCTCAGCGGTTGCGCCGAGGTCGAGGAGCTCGAGCGCGACGTCGACGGCCGCGCGTCGGTCGCCGCCGCGGATCGCGTCGAGGTACCGACCGAGGTGGTAGTCGTCCTCGTCGGCGGGGGCCGCCCAGGCGTCGGCCATGGGGCTTCCTGGCTCCCCTCAGCCGTCCTGGGGGAGGTCCGGCCCCCAGCGCTCGTCGTTCAGCCACGCGAGGACGTCGGGCTGGGCCAGCGGCGGCGAGAAGAGGAACCCCTGGAGGCGGTCCACGCCCAGGTCGGTCAGCGCCCGCGCCTGCGCGGACGTCTCCACTCCCTCGGCCACGGTCACCGCGCCCAGGGCCCGGGACATCGTCACCATCGCCTGGACCAGCGCGCAGTGCGACGACTCGGGCGGCTCGCACACGAACGAGCGGTCCAGCTTGAGCTCGTCGAACGGGAAGGTGCGCAGCTGGCCGAGGCTGGAGTAGCCGCTGCCGAAGTCGTCGAGCGCGACCGCGGCCCCGGCCTCGCGGAGCCGCTCCAGCGAGCGCAGTACGACACCGTCCCTGCTGAACGCCGCCGCCTCCGTCACCTCGACGGTCCACCCGCGCAGGTCGGGTCCGAGGCAGCGCACCACCTCGTCCAGGAACTGCGGGTGGGTGAGCTGACCCGGTGCGAGGTTCACGGACACGGTCAGGTCGGGCCACCGACGTCGCAGCGCGGGCAGGTCCGCGACGGCCTGCCGGAGGAGCTGCAGCGTCATCTCGTCCAGCCGGTGGAAGTCCTCGGCCAGTGCGAGGAAGTCGCTGGGCGGGAGGACGCCGCGCTCGGGGTGGTGCCACCGCGCCAGCGCCTCGAGCTCGACCGGCCGGCCCGTTCGCGCGTCCACCACGGGCTGGTAGTGGGGGACGATCTCCCCGAGCTCCAGGGCCCGGGACAGATCCGCCCGCTGCTCGGCGCGCAGCCTCGCGGTGTGCTGCAGCCGGTCGGAGTAGAACACCACCTGGTCGCCGCCGCGACCCTTCGCCGAGTACATCGCGAGGTCGGCGCGGTTGACGAGCTCGTCGGCGCCCTCCCCGTCGCTGGGGTAGTGCGCGACGCCGATGCTGGCGGTCACGGCCAGGGCCGGGGCGAACCCGAGGTCGATCCCCTCCGACACGCTCTCGAGCGCGCGCAGGGCGACCGCGGTGCCCTCGTCGGCCGCCTGCACCTCGACGCCTCCGGACGCGTCAGCGCCGGCCGTCGGGTCGGCCGAGGCGCGGGTCAGCCGGATCGGGTCGGACATCACGGAGAGCAGCTCCTGGGCCAGCCGGCCACCCTCGTGCGGGGGCTCGTGCAGGTCGTGCGGGGCGATGACGAGGTACTCGTCCCCGCCGAGGCGTGCGACCGAGTCGCTCTCCCGGGTCGCCGCCCGCAGCCGCTCCGCCACCGCGGTGAGGACCGCGTCCCCGGCCTCGTGCCCGAGTCGGTCGTTGACCAGCTTGAAGTCGTCGAGGTCGATGAACAGCACCGAGATGTGCTCGCCGCTGCGGTGCGCTCGGTGGATGGCCTGCCGGAGGCGGTCGAAGACGATCGTCCGGTTCAGCAGCCCGGTCAGCGGGTCGGTCTGCGCGATCCGCAGGGCCGCCTGCTCCCGGTGCCGTTCCTGCGTCACGTCGAGGATCGTCGCCATGAGCACCGGTTCGGCGCCGGGCTGCAGGGGCGGGGCCGAGCGTACGGTCAGCCGACCCCAGATCACCTCACCGCTCTTGGTGATGCAGCGCTTCACCAGGCTGTAGCGGTCCCGGTCTCCCCGGAGGAGCTCGCCGAACAGCTTGGTCTCCTCCGGCAGGTCGTCGGCCAGCGTCAGCTGGGCGAAGTGCATGCCGGTGAGCTCCTCGCGCGGGTAGCCGAACAGCTCGCACAGCGCATCGTTGGGTCGCAGGATGTGCCCGTCCCTGCTGGTGATGGACATCGCGGCGCTGGACCCCGCGAACACCGCCTCGAGCTGCGCCAGGTGGCCGGCCGCCATGGCGGTGGCCTGCTCCGCCGCTGTGACGTCGCGGAGCGACACCAGCAGGGTCGCGGAG
This window encodes:
- a CDS encoding B12-binding domain-containing protein gives rise to the protein MADAWAAPADEDDYHLGRYLDAIRGGDRRAAVDVALELLDLGATAEDVVTHLLARAQSQVGRGWEQGRWSIALEHRATAITESALEATVAAARTLPGAVPEGARGRATVLCSEGEWHSLPGRMMADVLRLRGIDVEFVGPSLPAHELTAYLGPDPPPVVAVSCSLSQSLVGAWHAITTLRRIGTTVVVGGRGFGPHGRWATPVGADQWAPTFSHGADLVMRSLREPPAPSRDTPRDEDRTAEVRFLERFGESMVERAVAEAVAAWPQVMARDAALRATREDLRATLRTVTAAVLVDDDTVVLEFTGWCERVLGARGLPLAFVPSAYELLLHQLPTEVGRGRAMAEAGRAACSDEPLPRS